The Bacillus marinisedimentorum DNA segment GCTCCGCGCGGAAATTCCTGTTCAGGCTTTGCCATCACATATGGCGCCCGTGTCATGGATTCCGTGCCGCCCGCTATGAAAACTTCCCCTTCACCAGCCGCTATGGCACGGGCTGCATAAATGACCGCATCCAGTCCAGATCCGCACAGCCGGTTTACAGTGACGGCGGCTGTTTGAACCGGAAGGCCGGCGAGCAATGCCGACATCCGTGCGACATTGCGGTTATCCTCCCCGGCTTGATTCGCATTTCCGAGGACGACTTCTTCCACTTCCGCAGCGGGCACGTCCGGATTCCGCTCCATCAATGCCCTGATTGCATAGGCCCCAAGGTCATCGGGCCGGATATTTTTCAGTGCGCCTCTGTACCGTCCGATCGGTGTCCGGACCGCATCGACGATTACAACTTCATTCATTTGCCGATCCGCTCCTTCTGCTCTTCTTCCCGTTTTGTATAATCATAGACACCGCGGCCTGTTTTGCGCCCGAGCCGGCCTGCTTTCACATACTTGACGAGCAGCGGTGCGGGACGGTACTTTTCACCTAGTGTTTGATGTAGATAATTAAGATTATTGAGCCTCGTATCCAGGCCGACCAGATCGCCGAGCTCGAAAGGCCCCATCGGATAGTTCAACCCGAGCTTGATCGCCTTATCGATTTCTTCCGGGGTGCCGACGCCTTCCTGAAGCATGTAAAATGCTTCATTGCCGACAAGTGCACTGATCCTGCTAGTCACAAACCCCGGAAACTCATTCACAACGACCGTTTCCTTGCCCATTTGTTCCGCAAACGCCCTGGCCGCCGCGGCGGTTTCATCGGAAGTGGCAATACCCCTGATAATCTCGACGAGCGGCATCTTGTGGACG contains these protein-coding regions:
- a CDS encoding 3-hydroxyacyl-CoA dehydrogenase; this encodes MADNLVVIGSGVMGRGIAYVSAAGGFSVKLYDIDDERLDDAREEISSIFSKGIRRGKLTEAEMQAAKNRLHYTTDLAQAAADADLIIEAVPENIEIKKSVFQEIDRFAPSHCYFATNTSTMSPTEIASFTKREEKVIAMHFFNPVHKMPLVEIIRGIATSDETAAAARAFAEQMGKETVVVNEFPGFVTSRISALVGNEAFYMLQEGVGTPEEIDKAIKLGLNYPMGPFELGDLVGLDTRLNNLNYLHQTLGEKYRPAPLLVKYVKAGRLGRKTGRGVYDYTKREEEQKERIGK